In Planctomycetota bacterium, a single window of DNA contains:
- a CDS encoding cyanophycin synthetase: MSGKKPKPAASDGVRGKRRAPAHVPAGGSRAFHGYDDALAFLESRVNVEALSPTQVDGAATFRLDRMRALMDRLENPQSSFKCVHVAGSKGKGSVCEMLASCLQACGIATGLYTSPHLVDMSERIRICRDPIGRGAFSTLLARAADAADAIARAHGDATYFELLTATAFLHFAEQAVDVAVIEVGLGGRDDATNIITPEACGITAIHVEHARLLGPAIEDIARHKAGIIKPGIPAVSVPQSAPVAGVLRARAAEVGTTLEFLGEDIDYSFRFESSPELGPHTRVVVTTPRSSFEHLPVPLKGEHQAVNCALALALIDKLRTRGVEAPEAAVAQGLSATPSLGRLETVRMRPRVVVDGAHTPESVQALIKALGAQVRYDSLVVVFGCASDKDAGGMLAALATGADKVIFTRAHGNARAADPRDLQRRFSEVSGKMSQLAPNVREALALAARAVNRDDLVLVTGSFAVAGEAKRHAQASAPSPGVPDGALREVKLSGVARGRDARGKPGERL; this comes from the coding sequence ATGTCCGGCAAGAAGCCCAAGCCAGCAGCTTCCGACGGCGTCCGGGGGAAACGGCGGGCGCCGGCGCACGTTCCGGCGGGCGGGTCCCGCGCCTTCCACGGGTACGACGACGCGCTGGCCTTCCTTGAGTCGCGCGTAAACGTCGAGGCGCTGAGCCCGACGCAGGTCGATGGTGCCGCGACCTTCCGGCTCGACCGCATGCGCGCGCTCATGGATCGCCTGGAGAACCCGCAGTCGTCGTTCAAGTGCGTGCACGTCGCGGGGAGCAAGGGCAAGGGCAGCGTGTGCGAGATGCTCGCGTCGTGCCTGCAGGCGTGCGGGATCGCGACCGGGCTCTATACCAGCCCGCACCTGGTGGACATGTCCGAGCGCATCCGCATCTGCCGCGACCCCATCGGGCGGGGAGCGTTCTCGACCCTGCTCGCGCGGGCCGCGGACGCGGCGGACGCCATCGCCCGCGCGCACGGCGACGCGACGTACTTCGAGCTGCTCACGGCGACCGCGTTCCTGCACTTCGCCGAGCAGGCGGTCGACGTCGCGGTGATCGAGGTCGGCCTGGGCGGACGCGACGACGCGACCAACATCATCACGCCCGAGGCCTGCGGCATCACGGCGATCCACGTCGAGCATGCGCGCCTGCTCGGGCCCGCCATCGAGGACATCGCGCGGCACAAGGCGGGCATCATCAAGCCCGGCATCCCCGCCGTCAGCGTCCCGCAGTCGGCGCCCGTGGCGGGCGTCCTGCGCGCGCGGGCGGCCGAGGTCGGGACAACGCTCGAGTTCCTGGGCGAGGACATCGACTATTCCTTCCGGTTCGAATCGAGCCCCGAGCTGGGCCCGCACACGCGCGTCGTCGTCACCACGCCCCGCAGCAGCTTCGAGCACCTCCCGGTCCCCTTGAAGGGCGAGCACCAGGCGGTGAACTGCGCGCTCGCGCTCGCGCTCATCGACAAGCTGCGGACCCGGGGCGTGGAAGCGCCCGAGGCCGCGGTCGCGCAGGGGCTGAGCGCCACGCCGAGCCTGGGGCGGCTCGAGACCGTGCGCATGCGTCCACGCGTGGTGGTGGACGGTGCGCACACGCCCGAATCAGTGCAGGCGCTGATCAAGGCGCTGGGGGCGCAGGTGCGGTACGACTCGCTGGTGGTCGTGTTCGGGTGCGCGAGCGACAAGGACGCCGGGGGGATGCTCGCCGCCCTGGCGACCGGGGCCGACAAGGTGATCTTCACCCGCGCGCACGGCAACGCGCGGGCGGCCGACCCGCGCGACCTGCAGCGCCGGTTCTCCGAGGTCTCGGGCAAGATGAGCCAGCTCGCGCCCAACGTGCGCGAGGCGCTGGCACTCGCCGCCCGCGCCGTGAACCGCGACGATCTGGTGCTCGTCACGGGCTCGTTCGCCGTCGCGGGGGAGGCCAAGCGCCACGCCCAGGCCTCGGCGCCGTCCCCGGGCGTCCCCGACGGCGCCCTGCGCGAGGTCAAGCTCTCGGGTGTGGCACGCGGGCGCGACGCGCGGGGCAAGCCGGGCGAACGGCTATAG